One stretch of Suricata suricatta isolate VVHF042 chromosome 13, meerkat_22Aug2017_6uvM2_HiC, whole genome shotgun sequence DNA includes these proteins:
- the ACTL7A gene encoding actin-like protein 7A: MAFNSTWAPQAAVIGDGPAKRAGEQASPQAHILQTASLKEGPAKRAVWVRCNRSEPEKPTKSTMVKDKPKAEVTKAVVVDLGTGYCKCGFAGLPKPTHNISTTVGKPYMETAKTGDNRKETFVGRELINPEVRLKLVNPLRHGIIVDWDSVQDIWEYLFHQEMKIAPEEHAVLVSDPPLSPHTNREKYAEMLFEAFRTPAMHIAYQSRLSMYSYGRTSGLVVEVGHGVSYVVPIYEGYPLPSITGRLDYAGSDLTAYLMGLMNNSGKYFTKDHIGIVEDIKKKCCFVALDPVEEKKIPATEHTTQYVLPDGKQIELGQERFLCAEMFFKPSLIQSMQLGLHTQTVSCLNKCDVALKRDLMGNILLCGGSTMLSGFPNRLQKELSSMCPNDSPQVNVLPERDTAVWTGGSILASLQGFQPLWVHRFEYEEHGPFFLYRRCF; encoded by the coding sequence ATGGCTTTTAATAGCACGTGGGCCCCACAGGCAGCAGTCATTGGGGATGGGCCCGCCAAGAGAGCAGGTGAGCAGGCCTCCCCCCAGGCACACATCCTCCAGACTGCCTCCCTGAAGGAGGGCCCGGCGAAGCGCGCGGTGTGGGTCCGCTGTAACCGTTCAGAGCCAGAAAAACCTACTAAATCAACAATGGTTAAGGACAAGCCCAAGGCAGAGGTGACCAAAGCAGTGGTCGTGGACCTTGGCACTGGCTACTGCAAATGTGGCTTTGCTGGGCTGCCAAAGCCCACCCATAACATCTCAACAACAGTGGGCAAGCCCTACATGGAGACGGCTAAAACTGGCGACAATCGCAAGGAGACATTCGTGGGGCGGGAGCTCATCAATCCGGAGGTTCGTCTCAAGCTAGTTAATCCTCTGCGACATGGCATCATCGTGGACTGGGATTCCGTGCAAGACATCTGGGAATATCTCTTCCATCAAGAGATGAAGATCGCCCCAGAGGAGCACGCGGTCTTGGTTTCAGACCCACCCCTGAGCCCACACACCAACAGAGAGAAGTATGCTGAAATGCTGTTTGAAGCCTTCCGCACTCCTGCAATGCACATCGCCTACCAATCCCGCCTGTCCATGTACTCCTATGGAAGGACCTCGGGCCTAGTGGTGGAGGTTGGCCACGGCGTGTCCTACGTGGTCCCCATCTATGAGGGTTATCCTTTGCCCAGCATCACCGGACGGCTGGACTACGCGGGCTCTGACCTGACAGCCTACTTGATGGGCCTCATGAATAACTCGGGGAAATACTTCACTAAGGACCACATAGGCATTGTGGAGGACATTAAGAAGAAATGCTGCTTTGTGGCCCTGGACCCCGTCGAAGAGAAGAAAATCCCTGCCACTGAGCATACAACCCAGTACGTACTGCCTGACGGGAAGCAGATAGAGCTGGGCCAGGAAAGGTTCCTCTGTGCAGAGATGTTCTTTAAGCCTTCCCTGATCCAGTCCATGCAGCTGGGGCTTCACACCCAGACAGTGTCCTGCCTCAACAAGTGTGACGTTGCCCTCAAACGAGATCTCATGGGGAACATCCTGCTTTGTGGGGGGAGCACGATGCTCAGCGGATTCCCTAACCGGCTGCAGAAGGAGCTGAGCAGCATGTGTCCCAATGACAGCCCCCAGGTAAACGTGTTGCCCGAGAGAGACACTGCAGTGTGGACGGGCGGCTCTATCCTGGCATCGCTTCAGGGCTTCCAACCACTGTGGGTCCACCGCTTTGAGTACGAGGAACATGGGCCTTTCTTCCTCTACAGACGGTGCTTCTGA